A genomic window from Camelina sativa cultivar DH55 chromosome 2, Cs, whole genome shotgun sequence includes:
- the LOC104719811 gene encoding F-box protein FBW2 yields MEEDCEFRHWDELIPDALGLIFSHLPLQEVLTVVPRVCKAWNRAVTGPYCWQEIDIELWSNRCHQSDQLDRMLEMLIPRSSGSLRKLSVTGLRNDSIFSFIAQHAGSLKTLKVPRSSLTNSGVVSVAEKLSSLTFLDLSYCCKVGAEAIQAIGKHCKSLREFCRNMHPLDVANVVSHDDEAYAIANTMPKLKRLEIAYHRVSTEGVLKILSCCIFLEFLELRGCWDVQLDNKFFKDKFPDMKVLGPRVIGFYEMINDWEDCCSDYLSDGSDYLAWEFLEDGVMGEFYEDEFEHGWDDNFYADNAILDMEPHIWPPSP; encoded by the exons ATGGAAGAAGATTGCGAGTTTAGGCATTGGGATGAGTTAATCCCTGATGCTCTTGGTTTAATCTTTAGCCACTTACCTCTTCAAGAAGTTCTAACAGTGGTGCCTAGAGTTTGCAAAGCATGGAACAGAGCTGTTACTGGACCTTATTGTTGGCAAGAGATTGACATTGAGCTGTGGAGTAACCGTTGTCACCAGTCTGATCAACTTGATCGGATGCTTGAGATGTTGATCCCTAGGAGCTCTGGTTCTTTGCGAAAACTCTCCGTCACTGGCCTTCGAAATGACTCTATCTTCTCCTTCATTGCACAACA tgcTGGTTCGCTTAAAACGTTGAAGGTGCCGAGAAGTAGTCTGACCAATTCGGGTGTGGTAAGCGTAGCTGAAAAGCTTTCATCTCTCACTTTCTTGGACTTGAGCTACTGCTGCAAAGTAGGTGCAGAGGCGATACAAGCCATAGGCAAACACTGTAAATCCCTGAGAGAGTTTTGCAGAAACATGCATCCATTGGACGTAGCTAACGTTGTCTCTCACGACGATGAAGCTTATGCAATCGCCAACACAATGCCAAAGCTGAAGCGGCTAGAGATCGCATACCACCGAGTCAGCACAGAAGGAGTACTCAAGATCTTGTCTTGCTGCATCTTTCTTGAGTTCTTGGAACTTAGAGGTTGTTGGGACGTGCAGCTCGATAACAAGTTCTTCAAAGACAAGTTTCCAGATATGAAAGTGTTGGGTCCACGCGTGATCGGATTCTATGAGATGATAAATGATTGGGAGGATTGCTGCTCAGATTACTTGTCAGATGGGTCTGATTACTTGGCTTGGGAGTTTCTTGAAGATGGTGTAATGGGAGAGTTCTATGAAGATGAGTTTGAGCATGGTTGGGATGATAATTTTTATGCGGACAACGCAATTTTAGACATGGAACCGCATATTTGGCCGCCATCTCCATGA